In Halopseudomonas xinjiangensis, a single genomic region encodes these proteins:
- a CDS encoding KdsC family phosphatase, which produces MSHELDTLVERARRIRLAIFDVDGVLTDGRLYFMPDGTEFKSFNTLDGHGIKMLRASGVEVAIISGRNSPLVEKRAANLGIPHLIQGREDKLNALDELLRLVPVELDQVAFLGDDLPDLQVMRRVGLGMAVATADSFVREHAHGITLAAGGQGAAREFCELIMRAQGTLEQARAAYL; this is translated from the coding sequence CTTCGACGTCGACGGAGTACTGACTGACGGCCGCCTGTACTTCATGCCCGACGGGACAGAATTCAAATCCTTCAATACCCTGGACGGCCACGGGATCAAGATGCTGCGCGCTTCCGGCGTGGAGGTGGCTATCATCAGTGGCCGCAACTCTCCGCTGGTAGAGAAGCGTGCCGCCAACCTGGGCATCCCCCATCTGATTCAGGGTCGCGAGGACAAACTCAATGCGCTGGACGAACTGCTTCGCCTGGTGCCGGTAGAACTGGACCAGGTCGCGTTTCTCGGCGACGACCTTCCCGACCTGCAGGTAATGCGCCGGGTGGGTCTGGGCATGGCAGTGGCCACGGCTGACTCCTTCGTCCGCGAACACGCTCATGGCATCACCCTGGCCGCTGGCGGACAAGGCGCGGCACGGGAGTTCTGCGAGCTGATCATGCGCGCCCAGGGCACGCTCGAACAGGCCCGGGCGGCGTATCTGTGA
- the lptC gene encoding LPS export ABC transporter periplasmic protein LptC, producing MIIKLPRYVVLAIVVGTGVLAALAMGYWNIRPASFQPDPLVIDPRQPDFFMENARIRKLNVEGTVSYELTTERATHLASDESTLLEEPYLVFFRKGEPQPWELRARHGQADAGGDRVRLTEEVELQQKLPDRALTQLTTSLLDVYPQRDYAETDQPVRIEAANGVTTAVGMQVQFNDGTMTLLSNVRGEHEVR from the coding sequence GTGATCATCAAGCTGCCTCGATATGTGGTACTTGCGATCGTCGTCGGCACCGGAGTCCTGGCCGCGTTGGCCATGGGGTACTGGAACATCCGCCCCGCCAGCTTCCAGCCTGATCCTCTGGTAATCGACCCGCGGCAACCGGATTTCTTCATGGAAAACGCGCGCATTCGCAAGCTCAATGTCGAAGGTACGGTTTCCTACGAACTGACTACCGAGCGCGCCACCCATCTGGCTAGCGATGAAAGCACGCTGCTCGAAGAGCCTTACCTGGTATTTTTCCGCAAGGGCGAGCCCCAGCCATGGGAGCTGCGGGCACGCCATGGCCAGGCGGATGCAGGCGGCGACCGTGTGCGCCTGACTGAAGAAGTCGAGCTTCAGCAGAAACTTCCCGACCGGGCGCTCACCCAGCTCACCACCTCGCTGCTGGACGTGTATCCGCAGCGCGATTATGCCGAGACCGACCAACCGGTTAGAATCGAAGCGGCCAATGGCGTGACGACTGCGGTCGGCATGCAGGTTCAGTTCAATGACGGCACCATGACGCTGCTGTCCAACGTAAGAGGCGAACATGAGGTGCGTTAA
- the lptA gene encoding lipopolysaccharide transport periplasmic protein LptA — protein sequence MRCVKAILAAAMLGASLPAMALPEDSEQPIRIQADTARLDERRNVAVYTGDVIITQGSMRLTGQEVTLTTDADGAVTKVVSKGSPATFVQTPQPGQTPVNGRGRTIEYHATDETVVMIDNAHLEQDGNTFQGDYVSYDVARQVVDAGRTAGAQGTGQQRIEMVIQPRRRNEPATNE from the coding sequence ATGAGGTGCGTTAAAGCCATACTCGCTGCCGCGATGCTCGGAGCCAGCCTGCCGGCAATGGCGCTGCCCGAAGACAGCGAACAGCCGATTCGCATACAGGCCGATACCGCCAGGCTGGACGAGCGTCGCAACGTAGCGGTCTACACCGGCGACGTGATCATCACCCAGGGCAGCATGCGCCTTACCGGCCAGGAGGTAACCCTGACCACGGATGCCGACGGCGCCGTGACCAAGGTCGTCAGCAAAGGCAGTCCGGCTACCTTCGTGCAGACGCCGCAGCCTGGCCAGACGCCCGTCAATGGACGCGGTCGAACGATCGAATACCACGCCACCGATGAAACGGTAGTGATGATCGACAACGCGCATCTGGAGCAGGACGGCAACACCTTCCAGGGCGACTATGTCAGTTACGACGTAGCGCGCCAGGTCGTCGATGCCGGTCGCACTGCAGGCGCGCAGGGAACTGGGCAGCAGCGCATCGAGATGGTCATTCAACCACGTCGCCGGAACGAGCCCGCCACCAATGAGTAA
- the lptB gene encoding LPS export ABC transporter ATP-binding protein translates to MSKLEARHLAKAYKARKVVRDVSVAIHSGEVVGLLGPNGAGKTTCFYMIVGLVKADEGNILINDVDVTKLPMHGRARQGIGYLPQEASIFRKLTVGQNIMAILETRKDLNAKGREGKLESLLREFHIHHLKDSLGMSLSGGERRRAEIARALATEPKFILLDEPFAGVDPISVNDIKQIIQHLRDKGIGVLITDHNVRETLDICDKAYIVNDGHIIAEGNAETVLSNQTVRDVYLGHAFRL, encoded by the coding sequence ATGAGTAAGCTCGAAGCGCGGCATCTGGCCAAGGCATACAAAGCACGCAAGGTAGTGCGCGACGTCTCGGTGGCCATCCACAGCGGCGAGGTGGTCGGCCTGCTCGGCCCCAACGGCGCAGGCAAGACCACCTGTTTCTACATGATCGTCGGGCTGGTCAAGGCCGACGAGGGCAACATTCTGATCAATGACGTCGATGTTACCAAGCTGCCTATGCACGGCCGGGCACGTCAGGGCATCGGATATTTGCCGCAGGAAGCTTCCATCTTCCGCAAACTCACGGTCGGCCAGAACATCATGGCGATCCTGGAGACGCGAAAGGACCTGAACGCCAAGGGGCGAGAAGGCAAACTCGAATCACTCTTGCGCGAGTTTCATATCCACCACCTCAAGGACAGTCTTGGCATGAGCCTGTCAGGCGGAGAACGGCGGCGCGCCGAGATCGCCCGGGCCTTGGCGACGGAGCCCAAGTTCATTCTGCTCGACGAGCCCTTCGCCGGGGTGGACCCGATTTCGGTCAACGACATCAAGCAGATCATCCAGCACCTGCGCGACAAGGGCATCGGCGTACTGATCACGGACCACAACGTGCGTGAAACGCTGGATATCTGCGACAAGGCATACATCGTCAATGACGGTCACATCATTGCCGAAGGCAATGCAGAAACCGTACTCTCGAACCAGACGGTCCGTGATGTGTACCTCGGTCATGCCTTCCGCCTGTAA
- a CDS encoding RNA polymerase factor sigma-54 produces the protein MKPSLVLKMGQQLTMTPQLQQAIRLLQLSSLDLQQEVQEALEANPMLEMADDGDDEYGSGSHEQSSDGDDAPAVTIPEPVELDSIEQHGQGEEGNWNEQIPTELPVDTQWEDVYQTSASSLPSNDDEDWDFTARTGTGETLQSHLEWQLNLIPLSETDYQIALALIDGINPDGYLSESLEEILTSLDPELEVELDEVEMVLHRIQQFEPVGVGARDLRECLLLQLRQLPADTPMLEQATRVVKDHLELLGNRDFAQLMRRSKLKEDQLRDAVALIQTLNPRPGSEIASGDAEYVIPDVIVRRDTNRWIVELNQDAVPKVRVNGHYASMVRRADSSEDNTYLRNHLQEARWFIKSLQSRNETLMKVATQIVEHQRGFLEHGEEAMKPLVLHDIAEAVGMHESTISRVTTQKYMHTPRGIFELKYFFSSHVGTTEGGEFSSTAIRALIKKLVAAENPKKPLSDSKIAGLLEEQGISVARRTIAKYRESLNIAPSSERKRLV, from the coding sequence ATGAAACCATCGCTCGTCCTCAAGATGGGGCAGCAGCTGACCATGACGCCTCAGCTGCAGCAAGCCATCCGACTCCTTCAGCTCTCCAGTCTCGACCTCCAACAGGAAGTCCAGGAGGCACTGGAAGCCAACCCCATGCTGGAAATGGCCGATGATGGTGACGACGAGTACGGTTCAGGCTCCCACGAGCAATCTTCCGATGGAGACGACGCCCCGGCGGTGACCATTCCCGAGCCAGTCGAGCTCGACTCCATCGAGCAGCATGGTCAGGGTGAGGAAGGCAACTGGAACGAGCAGATTCCCACTGAGCTGCCAGTCGATACCCAATGGGAAGATGTGTACCAGACTTCTGCCAGTTCATTGCCGAGCAATGACGACGAAGACTGGGACTTTACCGCTCGCACCGGGACCGGCGAGACGCTTCAGAGCCACCTGGAGTGGCAGCTCAACCTCATTCCCTTGTCAGAAACTGATTACCAGATTGCCTTGGCGCTGATCGATGGCATCAACCCGGACGGCTATCTGAGCGAATCGCTCGAAGAAATCCTCACCTCGCTTGATCCGGAGCTTGAGGTAGAACTCGACGAAGTCGAGATGGTGCTTCACCGGATTCAGCAATTCGAGCCGGTCGGCGTCGGCGCACGTGACCTGCGCGAATGTCTGCTTCTGCAATTGAGACAGTTGCCTGCCGACACGCCGATGCTGGAACAGGCCACGCGTGTGGTGAAGGACCATCTGGAGCTGCTCGGCAACCGCGATTTCGCTCAGTTGATGCGGCGCTCCAAACTCAAGGAAGACCAGCTTCGCGATGCTGTTGCGCTGATCCAGACGCTCAACCCGCGTCCCGGATCGGAGATCGCCTCGGGCGATGCCGAATACGTCATTCCCGATGTGATCGTGCGCCGCGACACCAATCGCTGGATCGTCGAGCTGAACCAGGACGCCGTCCCCAAGGTACGCGTGAACGGCCATTACGCATCAATGGTCCGCCGCGCTGACAGCAGCGAAGACAACACCTACCTGCGCAACCATCTGCAGGAGGCCCGCTGGTTCATCAAGAGCCTGCAGAGCCGCAACGAAACGCTGATGAAGGTCGCCACGCAGATCGTCGAGCATCAGCGCGGCTTCCTCGAGCACGGCGAAGAAGCCATGAAGCCACTGGTATTGCACGACATCGCCGAAGCGGTCGGCATGCACGAATCGACAATTTCGCGCGTCACGACGCAGAAATACATGCACACGCCGCGGGGAATCTTCGAACTCAAGTACTTCTTCTCCAGCCATGTCGGCACCACCGAAGGCGGGGAATTTTCCTCGACCGCCATTCGCGCACTGATCAAGAAACTGGTTGCAGCAGAAAACCCGAAGAAACCATTGAGCGACAGCAAGATCGCTGGTTTACTGGAAGAACAGGGAATATCGGTAGCCCGCAGAACGATTGCCAAATATCGCGAGTCGCTCAACATCGCGCCGTCGAGCGAACGCAAGCGGTTGGTGTGA
- the hpf gene encoding ribosome hibernation promoting factor, with protein MQLNISGHQLDITDSLRDYVTEKMSRLERHFDKITNVQVILEVEKVRQKAEAILHVAGGEVVANAEATDMYAAIDLLTDKLDRQLIKHKEKNINRLQGANDR; from the coding sequence ATGCAATTGAACATCAGCGGTCATCAACTAGACATCACCGACAGCCTGCGCGACTACGTCACGGAAAAGATGTCACGGCTCGAGCGACATTTCGACAAAATCACCAACGTGCAGGTCATCCTGGAAGTCGAAAAGGTACGGCAAAAGGCAGAGGCCATTCTTCACGTGGCCGGAGGCGAAGTCGTCGCCAATGCTGAAGCGACCGATATGTATGCAGCTATCGACCTGCTTACTGACAAACTGGACCGTCAGTTGATCAAGCACAAGGAAAAGAACATCAACCGCCTTCAAGGCGCCAACGACCGCTAA
- the ptsN gene encoding PTS IIA-like nitrogen regulatory protein PtsN has translation MQIDHILTPERTFAGVQGGSKKRVLEQIGKLIAQHTNLDPDAIYENLIARERLGSTGFGNGIAIPHSRLAGCDRAIGALLQLESKIDFDALDGEPVDLIFVLLVPQQATEQHLQILKMLAEKLDQQSVRESLRAAPDSQSLYQAMIGAGGN, from the coding sequence ATGCAAATAGACCATATCCTCACCCCCGAGCGCACCTTTGCCGGTGTGCAGGGGGGCTCGAAGAAACGTGTGCTGGAGCAGATCGGCAAGTTGATTGCCCAGCACACCAACCTTGACCCTGATGCCATCTACGAAAACCTGATCGCTCGGGAGCGACTCGGCTCGACTGGCTTCGGCAACGGTATCGCTATTCCGCACAGCCGCTTGGCCGGCTGTGATCGTGCCATCGGCGCCCTGCTGCAACTGGAGAGCAAGATCGATTTCGACGCGCTAGACGGCGAGCCGGTGGATCTGATCTTCGTGTTGCTGGTCCCACAACAGGCAACCGAGCAACACCTGCAGATTCTGAAGATGCTGGCCGAGAAGCTCGATCAGCAAAGCGTGCGCGAATCGCTGCGCGCCGCTCCCGACTCGCAGTCGCTCTACCAGGCGATGATCGGCGCGGGCGGAAACTGA